The genomic region attgcAATTGGACTTTTCCCCTTCAAGCGACTTGTCATTTACCCTGAGGCACATTTCCTTGATACTGCCCCCCAGAGGGAACGAGCGACAAAGGCATCCCTGGCTGATACTGGAGCGCCTTGTTCAGCATCCCGCCATCGTAGCCCTGTTGGCCAACCATCCGATGAGGCGTGGTGGAAGAGGATGAGGAAGTGGCCACCATGGTGTTGTGAGAGTGGGCTCCCTGTGCCAAAAGCAAGAAGCATTTATTTGGACTTCTTTCCATACGTgtttgccggccggccggccggccagctctGACCTTTTTCACCAGGTTGTCGGGCGGAACGTCTCTCCTGCCGAGCGAGTACGGAGCCCATTGATTGCTTCCCGACACGCCCTCTTGGTCATTGTCCAGCATGGCAGCCTGTTGGGAGGGGGTCTACGAGACAGgaaaagggaaagaaaaaacaataacaacaaacccATTCAATTTGGATGACAACAATGCGACATTCCCAACATCATAGAAGATCCGCAACTCACAAACATAGCTGACACATGCGGCTCTTGTTTGTAGGAGTACAAGTGCATTCAAATGTTATTCACAGTTTGTACTATGGAGCGTCAATATTATGGAGCATCGGCAATTCTTTCCGATTTCATATACAGTAGTATAGTGCCACTGGCTCACTGTTTGGATTGGGATActcacaacagcagcagcagcagaaggaggaggaggtagTGGCAGCCAGCGGCCAGCAGGGGGCTCATGCTTAGTGTTATTGTAAAGGTTAAAGTTCAAAGTGCTGCTGCGCCCCTGGCCGTGACCCCCGCCCTGACAGAGCATGCCCAGCGTGAGCGTATTGTGCTTTAGGACACCACTCTGATTGGAAAAGACAACAgcacatgacatgacatgagaTGGAGGCAACACACACTGCTGCAGCATTgggaacacgcacgcacgcacgcacgcacgcacgcacgcacacgtacaCAAACATAGTGCGGAATTGCTGAAAGCACAGAAAAATGTTAGCTCGTGTCGAAATATTGTGTCATACAAGCAACAATCGGTGGACGACGTCATTCCGACACATTTGCGCGTGGGCCCATTTTTCCCGTAAATGGCTAACCGGGTCGAGATGAACCATTGCCACATTTTCTACGTAGGCTAACCGCCGAGTTGGGACCGTTCCCACGCTCTGTGAGACGGTTAGGTGGTGAAATGGAGCAATGGCCAATTAGGAGGGAAGCTGATGAGTGTCAGACACAAACAGACGAGCAACTGGTCATGGCGAGTCTTTGTCCGTCCGTgccgtgttcttttttttttttttttttttttcctacaatCGTAGGCTGGCTGACGAGAAATGACAGTGTGGAGCGGACGGACACCCGCATGCTGCCAGACACACGTACGAACGATCCGGTCAAGGCCTTAACACAAACTTGCAGACAGGGAGGGCTAGTACGTATGTGCGAGTGTGAATGCCGCTTTGACCGTACCCTGTCCAGGCGTTTGGCCTCAATGTGTCTCAGCAGCTGTTGCCTCCAGTCGGCGGGCATCTTGGAGGTGACGTCTTCGGGCTTCTGCGGCACCACGGGTCGTACCTTGACCGTGTCATCGGACGGCTTCTCCGGGCAGGTTGCCAGAGTATAGTCGGGAGGCATCTTCTCCAGGAGAGCCGCCATGGTGGGACGAGCCGAGACCGGACGTGCCTGATGGCCGAGCCAGCCGCAGTCAATTGCAATGCTGCGCGTCATTTGGAAGAACGAATGGAACGCTTTTGACTTGACCTCACTGCGGCACGGAAAATTGTTCGCGCCTTACGTGTTTCTCGTCACGTGCAGTGTGTTGTGGAGCGTATCCCGCAATGTATCAACGACATACGTAGTATTTGTATGTATACTGTGTGaggtgaggcgaggcgaggcgaggcgaggcgaggcgaggcgaggcgcggCACGGCACCTGAGATGCTCCGTAGGTCTCAGTGCTGTAGCTTCTTGCAGACAGGGGGCGCCGTTGAGTCAAGCTCTTGGTCGGGTAACCAATCATGGGTTTCTTCTGTTCCTGGTAGTTGGGATAATCGTCATCGTAGCGTCCATTTCTCTTGTTGTGCATCATTTGGTTGTCGGAATGCTCCATGGGGCTGGAATAAGCCAGGGCCCGACTATAGAGGGGAGGCTCCCCCTGATGCTGCGTGGTGACATGCAGGGGttactttccttttaataacattgCTTTTGTGTAATCATAGTAAAGGATCAATTGCCATTGCATACTTGCTGTCTGTACTGAGCTTCCTGCAGGGCCTCCTGCTGGGCTTCGTGGACTCTACGGAACAAAGCCAGTTCGGTAGAGCTCACTAGTGAGTCTGCTCTCCTCAAAAACCCTGGCCTAGAGCGCTGCGATGGgattggctgctgctgctgctgctgctgctgctgctgctgctgctgctgctgctgctgatgatgatgatgctgatgctgttgctgatgatgctgctgctgctgctgctgctgatgatgctgatgctgctgctgatgctgatTGGTGGATCCATCCTGACTGATCGGCGCTTGGGGGAAGGAGAACATCTCCAGCGGTGGGTAAGCACGATACCGAGGGCTCACCAACTCCTTGGGTAATGTCTTTCCAGGTTGATTGCCGTACTCCGATGCTTTTGACGAGTGGTTGACATAATCGGGCGTATTGGGGAAAGGGGGAGGAGCCCGTCTGTCCACGGTCACCTGATTGATGGATGTACAGGAAAACGCAATGAAGCTAAAAAAGCCCAATCGACGCTGGTAATATCCCTTGCGCGTACCTGGGGATTGTAGTTTTGGTCAAAGTGGTAGGCTTTATGCGGGACTGCAGGGGTTTGGTTGTGTCCCTGCTGGTTCTGGCTGCCATGTGCCGGGAATCCGAGTTCCTCGTCTAACATGGGTGCCGACTGGGAGCGAGCCATGTTGGTCTGCTCCATGGAACCAGGCAGCTCTTGTCGGTCCAAACTGCTCTGCTGCTCAATGGAGGCGCTGTAGCTGTCCACGGGAATACTGCGGGCCGAGAAGGAGCATTGCAAAAGGTGCGAgtgaaggcaaggcaaggcaaggcaaggcaaggcaaggcaaggcaaggcaaggcaaggcaaggcaaggcaaggcaaggcaaggcaaggcaaggcaaggcaaggcaaggcaaggcaaggcaaggcaggcaCACAACCCTACCTGTATACTTTATAGGCGCCAATGTCGATCTCGTCGATGCTCTGGGATTTCTTAAACCTGGACCTTGTTTCTTTCATCATGGGAGACAGCCGCTCAGAGCTTTTACTCATGACCACGGTTACCTTGTTGCCCCCGGTGACAGTGAGCTGGTCCTTTCTGTTTTGCTCCGCCTGATTGTTATGGTAAGACCAACTCCCGGGAAGAGGCCCTGATGATTGCTCCCGCCTTGGTGCCAAAAGGAGTGAGAGGTCAGGTCAAGGGCAAGTCAACCCATTTCACCTGTCGGTGCTTCGGGACAAATATTCAATCACCGGTTTGTATTAAAGCGGGAAGATGGTCAAGAAAAACACATTGCTTCTTTGACCGAGCAACGGCGCTGGTCCCCAAACATGTTTTGTTCTTTGCGTGCGCACCGACGTGAGGCGGAGTTCAACTATCGCCCGTGGAACGCTGAGATTACCGAGGAGTAAAATGACGGATCGTCTCCCAGTTACCTTTGGTCTGCCACCTTGCGGTCCGGGTTGGGGCTCGAGGTCGGCGTAAGGTCCAATTTGGAGGGAAAGGCCGTCCTGTCTTCCAAGGGGCTCGGGGTTCGGGTCCAATTCTGCCAAGGATTCTGGGAGGCTTGTGCAGAAGCCTGGGCTTCGTTGTCATGCGCGGAGCGTTGGTTGCCGTGAAAGGGCAGCGTCTGCGCGTCCAACTCTAAGGGGACGCCCACGATTCGTTCTTGCCTCATGAGaggacggcggccgtgggtggaCTGGCTTCGAGGTTTGGAACCCAGCGCCGGGTTCCCCTGGCTGCTTTTGGACGGGTCGAGGGGAGACTCCTCGGCATCGAATCCGGTGTTGTCGTAGTGAGGGGCTTCGGCCCAGTCGAAAGGCTCGCTTAAGGGACGCCTGTCTCCACGTTGCTGCATGGTCCCTGACGGCGGAGTTTCTCTTTGCGACAGCAGGGGCTTGGTCTCAATGGGTTTGGGAAAGGATTGGGCCAACCTGAATTAGGACAGAGGAGCGGCAGTGTCAAAATGAGACCCATTTCAAGCCAATGAAAACATGTCCGTACATGTACTGGCTTCTTCGACGCCTGTTGATACGAAACAATCATTTGGAGTGGCTTTGGATCGAGATGACGCTAACAGTTTCCCTTTCAAACATATGGCTGTCTTGAGTCGCTTACTCACTTAATTGTGAAACTACGTCATCGAAGCTTTATGTTTGTGATCACACTTAAGTTATGCATACTGTTGTTTGTAGTGGTGGAGGAGGATGAgatgatgagatgagatgagctgagatgagatgagatgagatgagctgagatgagatgagatgcagAGTGAATCATAATGGCTCTGCAGCATCCTAATGAGCTTCTCTGACCTTGACAGAGCAAGCAGAGGAATGGGAAAGAGAAGACGGATAAAGCAAAGTGACGAGACGGAAGGCAGAAGTTGAGAAGATGGCGTTGAATGAAAAGTAGGACGGATAGTAGACATGGTTGGCTGGCACTGAACGCGAGCCATTCTTGTGGCTACCTACCTGTTGGTCCAGTGCGTCTGAGGATTCGGGTCTTTGTTGGGCGCCGGCGGCATGACAGGGTTGTGTTGGTGCGCGTGAGAGTGAGGGTGGGAGTGGGAGTGAGTGTTAGCGGGTGGGTTGGACGAGCCAGAGGAGCCAACCGAGGGAGAGTAATCAGAGTAGGTGGCCGAGGAGCCGCTGTGGTTCAGACAGTGGAGCTTGTCCACCTCTTCGTCTGTAGACTCTACACACAAAGACATTACACTTGCTTACAATGGAGGAAGGTGAATTTTGTTGATATGATTTTGCCAAACATACGACGTACCTCGGTTTAGCAATACAACAGACTGATGCGTACACATTTGAAAATGAAAGTGGCACACGTGTGGCAAGAGCTCACTGGTTTCCAGCTTGCCTTCCCTCACTCTCGGAAATCAATCTCACAAggcccgagcgagcgagcgagcgagcgagcgagcgagcgagcgcttcgCATGAGACGTCTTGAACGTGTTTATGTACGTATGTTTTTGTGCAATCGGGCACCTTTCTTATCCTTGCCGAGCAGCACCACCTTCGGTTTGTACATGGGCGGCTCCACTAGGGTGGGCCTCATGTCGGAGATGCGGATGTCGTTGGGTGAGCCGCCCATCGAGTCCTGTTGGAAGTCACTCGTTAGTCCAAAGATGGATTGagctcaccaaatgattcccgagcgcgggcggcaccgctgctgctcactgctcccctctcccccaggggatggatccaaatcacacggggatgggttaagtgCAGAGACAGATTTCGccgcacccagatgtgtgtgtgtgtgtgtgcgtgacgatgatcattgggactttaactttcgaTGGATGGAGCTGCATCTTAAAATTGGACCGCTAGCAGTCTACGACAGCAACAATGCGGAGCTCTTGACTTGAATGCGTTTGTGGTCTGACGTTGAATTTGCTTCAATTGTAGTATGTACGTATATCTGAGCAAAGCTTTGAGCTCCAAACCTCTGAGCTCTCCGTCAGGTCCTCTTTGTCCTTCCTCTTTGGGATGTCAATGCCAGAGTTATGCATCGGTCCCTGATCCATGAGCTGAGTCTGAGAGAAGTCCTGCATCTCTCGGTCTGTTACCTAGGACGCACAGAAGACAGCAAACATTGACGCTTCAATTGACGCTTTCATGATGTGCGGTGTGCGtgcggtgtgcgtgtgtgcggtgtgtgtgtgtgtgtgtgtgcgcgcgtttgACCTCTTTGGGAGGCAGGGGCCACGGTGGTTCGTACGCTTCTTTACTATGATGTGTAAGTTCCATGTTGGTTCCTGCGGAGGTGGCAGTGCCTGTGCTAAGatggtgctggtgctggtgctggtgcCCATGGCCCGTGTGAACATTTTTACCCACGAGGCTTTGCACTGACTTGACCATGTTCTTCAAGTCCTCGGGATAGGGTGTAGGATAACGTTTTAGGTTGATCTCCACCTGTTGGGAAAGATCAGAGCAATGTTAACTCCAACTTTTGCTGctttcatttttacattttaacgTCGTTCATATGTGTGCCGATGAAAAACTAAAGAAAACAGAAAAGACCATCATTTGTAGTACGGAAGCATGAACGCCACTGTCTGTCAGTGTCAGAAATGAGGAAAAATCCATTGCGGTCGGTGGTGAATCAAAGAAAAACCAACCCCGTCAAACGATTCCTGAACATACATAATTGTACGTACGTAGATAGACGGACACGTACAAGTACATGGAGACAGACGGAATACGGGCAGACCTTGACCTTCCCGGAGTTGTcttcctcttctttcttgtCCTCAAAGTCAAAGGCCACAGTCATCCTCTGTTGTCTCTGCTCCTCCCACAGAGTCGGATTAAAGCTGTCGCTGTCCGACTGATAATCTGGAAAGTAAAACGTCCCATTGTAAATGATGGTGAGAgggataaaagcaaaaaaaaggacaaaaactTTCTCAACATgccatgattgtttttttgaaaGCAATCCCAGAGATACGTATTTGTATACATTTCATTCTTGCATGAAATGACCAAGTGACCAGGCTCAGACTCCACATTCATGTTTTCATTCATACGCGCACGTGTACACacggcgcacgcacgcacgcacgcacgcacggacgcacACGCAGTTTGTACCCTCATCGTGACGAGGTTGTTGAGGAAACATGTAGTTGGTCAAAACCTTCTGTTTGGTGTCGGGGTGGGCTTCTGTCTGTAGGGGGATCAGAGCCTTGGACTGCAATGACAGCAGACACATTCGGATCAGCTTTCAAACCACCTCAAACCACGGAGTATGcacgtgaagaagaaaaaaaaactcatatcACTTTCGGAGCACATTAGTGTTGAATTCATACGTTTCATTTCCGTGTGCATAATActcctatccatccatccatccatccatccatccatccatccatccatccatccatccatccatccatccatccatccatccatccatccatccatccatccatccatccatccatccatccatccatccatccatccatccatccatccatccatccatccatccatccatccatccatccatccatccatccatccatccatccatccatccatccatccatccatccatccatccatccatccatccatccatccatccatccatctatggcCTGGAAAGCACAGCTGACAACGGTGAAACAGCTAAATGAACCTCATTTCCTAAGCAACCTCTTGTTTGCATTGAAAGTATTACAGTATACGATTAAAATACACCAACGTATTTCAAACTTGAAGGTACGTATGTCTGATTGCGTATGCTGTCATTCAAACATGTGTGCTGAAATAGCGTCATAAAAGCTGCAAACTGTAGGCCAGACATGATATTGGATGTTGATTGCATGTCTAGTTTTGCAAAGCACGCCTAAGGGGCGTACGCAACAAATGAGGAGCAGGTCCGAAATATTGCCGTATTGCCAGCATCGTCCGAGCCATTGATTTTGGGGGAGCGCTACCTGATTGTCAGAAAGCCAGAGAGCCGCCAGGTCCTTCAGCTTGGTAAAGGTGAACGGCAGATTCTTTAACCTGAAAATGAGAGACGGGAGCCAGAATGAGAAAAAGATCTTTTCTCTTCCTACGTACTCAACAGCCCGCAGAGCAAGTCGCCATAGCAACACACTCttcagttgccatggcaactgtaGGCAGAAGGAGCAAATACAAAATCATTGACAGAGAGCTTCCTTTGCGgtacgcgcgtgcgtgcgtgcgtacctaTTATCACTGAGGTTTAGGACTCGTAGTTTGGTCATCTGTCCGATCTCATCGGGGAGGAACTCCAGCTTGTTGGATCGGAGTGACATCACCGTCACGTTCTTACAGTTACCGATCTGAAAACGTACACACCGCGCGTGGGCGACAAATTGCACGGACGACGCATTCGACCGAGAGGTGAGATTGGCTCCTTCCTCACCTCTCGGGGAAGTTCTATGAGGAAGTTCTCATCGGCAGCAAAGGTCCTAAGATTGTGCAAGTAGCCAACGGTTGGAGGCAGTGACTCCAACTCGTTACAGCTAGTGTCCAGTTCCTCCAACAGACAAAGACTGTGAGGGGCAGACATATTGAGAGAAAATggcaatgaaaaacaaaacatttttgatgcATGTACAGTAACGAAAGGGACCTCGTCATTTGCCATCATGAACTGCACAATCATACAAAGTCAAAGGACAGCACATTTACCAATCAATACATCGGCTTTTTAACAATCAGTAGATGTGGATTTCGATCCTCCGTTCTCCatttgaaatgtgtgtgtgtgtgtggatgagaAGCAGAGCCTGTTTGCAGTAATACTGCGTATATGGCGCTAAACTTGACCGGTCTTTGACCAGCACTGGCCCGGCGAACAGCAGACTAATGCTAATGAGCCAACAATTTTACATTGGTGTACTGTTATTGTTAACATTGCAAGAATGATTCCCACCAGCCTGGACCATCTGGGCCACCATACGGTTGGtggagaggaggggaggggaggggcatgtCTTATCCTTTATTTAGATATCTTAGCAGCCCGGAAATCCTTAAAGCAATGCCAGGTGTCAGAGTGAAGCAAAGTTGCACGATGCTTCTATAGCTGCTACAATATGGAGCTCGCTCATTACGTGCACTTGGCTGATGCGGCGGAGGAGAGAGGATAAACATCACGAGTATGTTCTTTGTGAAAGAACAAACAATTCAAGACTCTCTGTAAAGTCACGAGATGTACGTACATATGAAGAATATATAGTATTGAGGGAaaaaggacggacggacggatctaCATCATGGCTGCAATTGGTCTTTGTGacttgcatgcacacacatggaCGGAGGAGCTTTCTTACCTCCCAATGGTTCCGGGCAGTGAGGTCAGCTGGTTGTCATCCACTTTCAGTGTTGTCAGCTTCTTTAACATTCctgaaaagcaaagcaaagcaaagcaaccttGTTTACGTCACAACATTGAATGAGTCGCTATCAAACTGGAATCGTGTGACGACCTACCTAAAGAGTCAGGGAGGTGCTGAAGCATGTTGGAGGAGAGCAAAAGATCCTCTAAGGCCTCACAACCTGAAACATCCGTGTCCAAATTCTCAATACGATTCTTAGCTAAGTCTAAGTAGCGCAGCTGGCGAAGTTTTCCTAGTGACTGCAGAGTCAGAGAGATAAGGAAGGCAAACCATAGATAAAGCAGATCCACAAAACTGCAAAAGAACATTGTGTGTATCCATACATACGACTTAGCGACCTTACCCCTGGGATGGACTGCAGGGAGTTGTTGTCCATCCACAGCTCCTTTAGATTGTGAATCTGCTCCAACACCTCCGGCTAATACGCAAAAGACCAGCAGTCAACCAACCGAAACTTTTacgatgagagagagagagagagcgagagagcgagagagcgagagagcgagagagcgagagagcgagagagagcgagagagcgagagagcgagagagagcgagagagtgagagagacttCAATACTGTGGCAATTTaatacactcactcactcactcactcacgtcaGAGGGTACGCATCGCAATTTGCAGAGACGAAAATCACTAGTTATCACTTGTTATGGCCGAGCAGAACTGGTTACATCATCAAGAGAGCTGTGGCCATTGAGCGTGTGAACATAAATTAGTAGGCGAGAATCTGGGGACGCCAAGCGTGTGGTCAACTTCCCTCCCGTCTGACCCTGGTGTCACATTGTGtcatcttccttccttccttccttccttccttccttccttccttccttccttccttccttccttccttccttccttccttccttccttccttccttccttccttccttccttccttccttcctcagtGTGCCATTTCATGGTTCGGCTGAAGCCATGCATCACTTCTTAATGAGACATAGTAGTCTACGGAAGGAAGATTCATCACAATGTTGCCATGGCATTTGAAATGGGAATGGAGGCTGCCCGCCCCTGAAATGGGACTTGCCAACTGTGTGCTGGGACttgccatctctctctctctctctctctctctctctctctctctctctctctctctctctctctctctctctctctctctctctctctctctctctctcgctctctctcgctctctctctctctctctctctcgctctctctctctctctctccctctctcgctctctctctctcgctctctctctctctctctctcgctctctctctctctctccctctctcgctctctctcgctctctctctctcagtcaAATGGCCAAATTGAATGCCTTGGGTAACGTTCATATTTTAGATGAACACAACCCGCCCAATAGTACAGCAAACCTTCTCACCACTTCAGAGAATTCATTGCTACCCAGATCCAACCTCTCCAACTGTGTCAGTCGATGAATAGACCTGCAAGGAGACAGGAGAGTAAATGTCGTGCTTCCAATCAAGCACTTCACTCGTGGTTCAAATGTAACTTTTCAAAATGTTACTTTTATCAAATAAAACCGCTTTCACTGCTATTCAAGAGAACCTGCCAAGCGTGCAAATAACTTTCTTCCACAGCAAACTCAGTAAATTGGAGGAGACCAAATCACAGCACAGACACAAAGCCCAACTGAATCTTACTTTGGCAGGGTTTTCAGGTGGTTCTCTCTTAGCTCCAGGATCCGAAGTTTGGAGAGTCTATCAAGaacaaatttgaaaaaacatttgttttcgtCAGGCTCTTTGGCGGCTAGAACAAACAGGCCACATTTAATGTAGCGTCCCAAACATATAAGCCAATGTTCTTAAATTGAACATGCACCATTAGTTACTACTATTACGTGCCTGGGGCCAATAGAGTAGACGTAATATTAGAACTTCAAAAGATGACCGCTTTTCAAATTCAAACACCATCCAAAATGATACACGTGGCAAAGATCTCATGGTGCATTTTCATTGAATCAAAAACTCATTTTGTatagcatccatccatctggcCATCCCTATgctgctccatccatccatctgtcatccatccatctgtcatccatctgtcatccatccatccatctgtcatccatctgtcatccatccatccggccaTCCCTATgctactccatccatccatccatccatccgttcatccatccatccatccatccatccatccatccatccatccatccatccatccatccatccatccatccatccatccatccatccatccatccatccatccatccatccatccatccatccatccatccatccatccatccatccatccatccatccatccatccatccatccatccatccatccatccatccaggaaGTGACTAAAGACACGCCACGCTGATGCTGACACCATGCATGGAATTACCTGCCAAAGTTAGCTGGCAAGTACTCCAGGAAGGCATCGTTTAAGAAGAGCTGAGTCAGATTCAGGAGCTGCGTAAAACCATCTGGGAGCCTGCAAGACAAGACAAAGAGCACTGGAGAAgcaggaaggggaaaaaaaaaagcggagcCGTATTTCAATGCATTCTGTCAAGTGAAAGACAAGATACTACGTACAATGCAAAGATACAAGGCTGTACCTTGTACGTTACGCTTTTGACTCCAATCTAAACACTGCAATTTGTTCCGAATGGGACGATGTCTTACTTGGTGATGGGATTGACACTGGCCTCGACCACTGACAGGCCTTTACAACATTTGATATTATCTGGAAACTCCTGGATACCTGGGGGAAAAGCAGACAACAAGAGAAATGTGTGCTTGGTTGGGCATCTTTGGTTGGCTAACAGGAAGATAAGGAACTTTTGGCAACAAACGTGATTGTTTGAAAGTTGTCAAATGACTGAGGTTTTTCCATGACTCTGGATCTAGGAGGAACATGGAAATGCTGACGTTATTTCCGTAGCCCTTCCCTTCCAATAATGAGATTGTTCTAGCCGGAGAGATGATCAAGATCTTAAAAGCTGAAGGAAGGAACCAGATCATGGGAATGTGACAATAATTGATTACACGTGTGTGGTAGACATGACCTCTTCGCTGCGCTATTTTATGGACGCTGACTAGCATGGCATGTTTGTCAGCAAGCTGTAGAGGAAGATTCCAGCGCTTTGGAAGTATTTATTGTCTTTACCATTTTTACTGATGTCCAGCTCTTTCAGGTTAACCAGGCTGGCAATTGTGGTCGGAAGGTTGGAGAGGTCGTTATCAGGCATGCTCAGCTTCTTTAAGGCCTGGCAGCTGAACAGTTGCTAGAGACACAAAAAGGCATATTAGAATGACGTGGACTATAAGCATACACAAACAGGAAATAAGATTGATCTGGAGATGCGGATTGGAATATCAGAAATGGGACACATTTCTACCTTGGGGAGTTCCTCAATCTGGTTGGCATCCAGGTAGAGTTCCTCCAGAGTTCTCTCAAAGCTAAAGatttccttggggacctgctgcaAGCTGCAGTGGGAGTAGTCCAACACCGAGATGACTTCCTCTTCCCCGCGAAAACACCGGCATGGCACCAGCCGGCCAATCAGCTTCCTTTTTGTTGTCATTTCCAGACACTGGACTACAGaggcaaaaagaagaagaagaagaagaagaagaagaagaagaagaagaagaagaagaagtaaaTAGCATGTGTGTTCAACAATTGTTTGCTCAACTAGAGAACGGGTCCTGCCAACAAACGGTGACAACAAGTTAGCACCCATCAACGCAGGGATGACTGATGCTGCAGCATGTGCAAACGCAATCATGTGCTGAGATGCTTCATggagaatagatggatggacggacggcccaagcccgcccgcccgcgtgcgcgcgctcgctcgctcgctcgctcgctcgcatggCTAACATGGCTCCTCAGAATATGCATGTCTGTAGCAGCAAGAGAGAGTGAAAGCCTCAATGTCCCACGACAGCCATCACTTCAtgtgcggcagcagcagcagcagcagcagcagccttgcTAGCTATCTCCATGGTAACGGCTGTCATAGTGACGGTCTCCCAGGAGCCGGGTGTATTTTTACTCATCCTCTCTGTCATAAAACAGAACATGCTGCTCTCAGTGGGTGATTGCTCCACATTTGCAGTCCATGCTGCACTTCTACAAACAAATCAGACACCTTTCAAATACGTCTTTTCTTGTCTTGCACATACTCCATCTCTTCCCTCCGATCATAAAACAACTCTTTTCAAACTTGTAACCGAGCCTTGTCTTATAGGGCACATAAGGTGATGCAAAACATGATTGAACATGACTTCATCATTTTCAAGTGACATGGCAATCAAGGCAACAGGTACCTCCAGCAAGCACAACATTTGATGAGGTTGCAAACGTTCCAGATTGAAATATTTGTTGTTTGCTTAAAGGcttgagtcagccaact from Syngnathus scovelli strain Florida chromosome 10, RoL_Ssco_1.2, whole genome shotgun sequence harbors:
- the lrrc7 gene encoding leucine-rich repeat-containing protein 7 isoform X4; translated protein: MDNYSALQLQCLEMTTKRKLIGRLVPCRCFRGEEEVISVLDYSHCSLQQVPKEIFSFERTLEELYLDANQIEELPKQLFSCQALKKLSMPDNDLSNLPTTIASLVNLKELDISKNGIQEFPDNIKCCKGLSVVEASVNPITKLPDGFTQLLNLTQLFLNDAFLEYLPANFGRLSKLRILELRENHLKTLPKSIHRLTQLERLDLGSNEFSEVPEVLEQIHNLKELWMDNNSLQSIPGSLGKLRQLRYLDLAKNRIENLDTDVSGCEALEDLLLSSNMLQHLPDSLGMLKKLTTLKVDDNQLTSLPGTIGSLCLLEELDTSCNELESLPPTVGYLHNLRTFAADENFLIELPREIGNCKNVTVMSLRSNKLEFLPDEIGQMTKLRVLNLSDNRLKNLPFTFTKLKDLAALWLSDNQSKALIPLQTEAHPDTKQKVLTNYMFPQQPRHDEDYQSDSDSFNPTLWEEQRQQRMTVAFDFEDKKEEEDNSGKVKVEINLKRYPTPYPEDLKNMVKSVQSLVGKNVHTGHGHQHQHQHHLSTGTATSAGTNMELTHHSKEAYEPPWPLPPKEVTDREMQDFSQTQLMDQGPMHNSGIDIPKRKDKEDLTESSEDSMGGSPNDIRISDMRPTLVEPPMYKPKVVLLGKDKKESTDEEVDKLHCLNHSGSSATYSDYSPSVGSSGSSNPPANTHSHSHPHSHAHQHNPVMPPAPNKDPNPQTHWTNRLAQSFPKPIETKPLLSQRETPPSGTMQQRGDRRPLSEPFDWAEAPHYDNTGFDAEESPLDPSKSSQGNPALGSKPRSQSTHGRRPLMRQERIVGVPLELDAQTLPFHGNQRSAHDNEAQASAQASQNPWQNWTRTPSPLEDRTAFPSKLDLTPTSSPNPDRKVADQRREQSSGPLPGSWSYHNNQAEQNRKDQLTVTGGNKVTVVMSKSSERLSPMMKETRSRFKKSQSIDEIDIGAYKVYSIPVDSYSASIEQQSSLDRQELPGSMEQTNMARSQSAPMLDEELGFPAHGSQNQQGHNQTPAVPHKAYHFDQNYNPQVTVDRRAPPPFPNTPDYVNHSSKASEYGNQPGKTLPKELVSPRYRAYPPLEMFSFPQAPISQDGSTNQHQQQHQHHQQQQQQQHHQQQHQHHHHQQQQQQQQQQQQQQQQQPIPSQRSRPGFLRRADSLVSSTELALFRRVHEAQQEALQEAQYRQQHQGEPPLYSRALAYSSPMEHSDNQMMHNKRNGRYDDDYPNYQEQKKPMIGYPTKSLTQRRPLSARSYSTETYGASQARPVSARPTMAALLEKMPPDYTLATCPEKPSDDTVKVRPVVPQKPEDVTSKMPADWRQQLLRHIEAKRLDRSGVLKHNTLTLGMLCQGGGHGQGRSSTLNFNLYNNTKHEPPAGRWLPLPPPPSAAAATPSQQAAMLDNDQEGVSGSNQWAPYSLGRRDVPPDNLVKKGAHSHNTMVATSSSSSTTPHRMVGQQGYDGGMLNKALQYQPGMPLSLVPSGGQYQGNVPQALNTPGQVYSSAGLPMTANQVQYNLHTSHASHQTPHPPNNPQYHSNQGMVHSNQVVVTTHSNMRPQSARCLLQTKGQKSTDGFQEQGIFVTRVQHDGPAATNLQPGDKILQANGHNFLHMEHETAVSLLKSFQRTVDLVVQRQQHPLP